AATTACGGGAACTGTTGTTAAGCAGACGGTAAAAGTTGGAGATTACGTTAAGAAAGGGGATTTAATTGCTGTTATTGATAACCGCGAACTTTTGGAAGAATTAAAAAAGGCAAAGGCTAAACTAAAAGAGGTTGAAAAGATCTATCCTTTAAAAATAAAGGCTCAAGAGTTAAAGATAGAAACTCTTAAACTTTCTATAAATTCCGCAAAAGAAAAATTAAAAGCTCAGGAAGCAAACTACAGCCAAAGGAAGTGGGAATACGAAAGACAAAAAGAACTTTTTAAGAAAGGTTTTACAACAGAACAAAAACTTAAAGAAGCGGAAAAGCTTTTTAAGGATGCAGAAAGCAGTTTAGAAGAGGCAAGAAATTCTCTAAAAAAACTGGAACTTGAACTTAGAATGGAAGAACACAACTTAGCCGAACTTAAAGCAAAATTTAAGTCAGAACTTGAAATAGCAAAGGCAGATCTTAAACAGGCTAGGATAAGGTACTCGTATTCCTACATTTATGCTCCCAAAAGTGGAGTCATATCTTTCGTTTCTACACAAGAGGGAGAAACAGTCGTAGCAGGACTGAACGCTCCTGAGTTTGTAACCATATTAGATCCGAAAAAACTTGAAAACTGGATATACGTTGATGAAACAGAAATCGGAAAAGTAAAGAAAGGAATGAAGGTTGAGTTTACGGTTGATACCTATAGAGGAAAAGTTTTCAAAGGAACTGTAGAGGAAAT
The Desulfurobacteriaceae bacterium DNA segment above includes these coding regions:
- a CDS encoding efflux RND transporter periplasmic adaptor subunit produces the protein MKKAILILLVLLGIGGFYFAKSKKKTEIVAVDVATVKRGDVKKVIDATGIIKPQVGAEIKVGARITGTVVKQTVKVGDYVKKGDLIAVIDNRELLEELKKAKAKLKEVEKIYPLKIKAQELKIETLKLSINSAKEKLKAQEANYSQRKWEYERQKELFKKGFTTEQKLKEAEKLFKDAESSLEEARNSLKKLELELRMEEHNLAELKAKFKSELEIAKADLKQARIRYSYSYIYAPKSGVISFVSTQEGETVVAGLNAPEFVTILDPKKLENWIYVDETEIGKVKKGMKVEFTVDTYRGKVFKGTVEEIYPKPKILNNVVYYIVVARGFKDVELLKPEMTTHNSIIAGVKKDVLVVPNSAVKWKNGKFVVYKVVNGKVVEVPVKVGWSDDSYTEIIEGLKEGDKVALRVTRK